Proteins encoded together in one Psychrobacter sp. 28M-43 window:
- a CDS encoding ATP-binding protein, translating into MQQLGFRSVFAKLFASVMLALTLFAVAMVLLTQLVHDKDAGIRSEILATQILGQIDPFLHELNISISKDNRLQSRFMLAVVKKSFDIFDESLQAKMGLYDSEGRLLMQTDNSDLPLELPPTPSLFSRVFPSLADTSPTKQAQVYSSTGYTLLYESRLTPKKPVLSAALNLFTGTLLLLLIMAGVLWLIARTMTWRIDQLSQQMTQLGDGDFTVRVNARGNDEIAALARGFNQAAQKIEHLIDANNLLLAHASHELRTPITRIRLQIEMMDMLAGALPTDTKAKFDKRAQAINRDLSGLNDLVESILLVSRLDAGHALQQVENLDLYDLVNQERQHYPEATLIGEHIVIDGQSSMLTHLIRNLLTNAMLHGKPPVTVLLYGVQSIEEAGTVPDYLLQTVLCSSFVDYNSLDFDDYEENADAKVIEHQTAKHETTSSVDKNKSETTDSIADLPTPTIYKNGEDIAASNENNDSDDDTSIDNDLSDDSLIDNASKPQPTTGESSLLADYYSFTSELTDRIKKVIWKAVPDSTEPASDTDTTNNTGLVEVASTNSINNVESDNTDILIENSAQKSDKSITDTATKNNGSNNTKDDTKSNSSNNENSGAVVRKEGLFAKHMKKAKTEPERPLPKYAVLAVIDEGTGIPEGKREEVFSPFVRLQQKNKGSGLGLSLVSQIVTAHQGRIITDTLNGHTRFLVTIPIHHDPHYNYHE; encoded by the coding sequence ATGCAGCAATTGGGTTTTCGTTCCGTATTTGCCAAACTATTTGCCAGCGTTATGCTGGCACTTACTTTATTTGCTGTGGCAATGGTGCTGTTGACTCAACTTGTCCATGACAAAGACGCTGGTATTCGCTCAGAGATATTAGCCACGCAGATTTTGGGTCAAATCGATCCATTCTTGCACGAATTAAATATTTCTATCAGCAAAGACAACCGTTTACAGTCGCGTTTTATGCTGGCTGTCGTTAAGAAAAGCTTCGATATTTTTGATGAATCACTGCAAGCAAAAATGGGATTGTATGACAGTGAAGGTCGGCTGCTCATGCAAACTGACAACAGTGACCTACCCCTAGAGCTTCCCCCTACTCCTTCTTTGTTCTCACGTGTTTTTCCGTCACTTGCAGATACATCACCTACCAAGCAAGCCCAAGTGTATAGCAGTACAGGTTATACCTTATTATACGAATCACGTTTAACGCCTAAAAAACCTGTCCTTTCTGCAGCCTTGAACTTGTTCACTGGTACGCTACTACTTTTGCTTATTATGGCAGGTGTACTATGGTTGATTGCACGGACGATGACATGGCGTATTGACCAGTTAAGCCAGCAAATGACTCAATTAGGTGATGGTGATTTTACGGTGCGAGTAAATGCGCGTGGTAATGATGAAATCGCTGCACTAGCACGCGGATTCAACCAAGCAGCACAAAAAATTGAACACTTAATTGATGCCAATAACTTGCTACTGGCACATGCCTCTCATGAGCTACGCACACCGATTACACGTATTCGTCTACAGATTGAAATGATGGATATGCTAGCTGGTGCGCTACCAACTGATACCAAAGCAAAGTTCGATAAACGGGCACAAGCGATCAATAGAGACTTGTCAGGTCTTAATGACTTAGTAGAAAGCATATTACTGGTTAGTCGTTTGGATGCAGGTCATGCCTTACAGCAAGTTGAAAACTTAGATTTATACGATTTGGTAAACCAAGAACGTCAGCACTATCCTGAAGCCACGCTCATTGGTGAGCACATCGTGATAGATGGTCAATCATCAATGTTGACTCATTTGATTCGCAACTTACTTACCAACGCTATGCTACATGGCAAGCCACCTGTTACGGTATTGCTATATGGTGTTCAGAGCATAGAAGAAGCCGGAACTGTGCCTGACTATCTATTACAAACAGTACTATGCAGCAGCTTTGTCGATTACAACAGTTTAGACTTTGACGATTATGAAGAAAACGCTGATGCCAAAGTAATTGAACACCAAACCGCTAAACATGAAACTACTAGTTCGGTTGATAAAAATAAATCAGAAACGACTGACTCAATAGCAGATCTACCAACGCCGACTATCTATAAAAACGGTGAAGACATAGCTGCCAGCAATGAGAATAACGATAGCGATGATGACACCAGTATTGATAACGACCTTTCAGATGACAGCTTGATAGACAATGCTAGCAAACCCCAACCTACTACTGGTGAATCATCACTACTTGCTGACTATTATAGCTTTACCAGTGAATTAACTGACAGAATTAAGAAAGTTATTTGGAAGGCTGTTCCGGATTCTACTGAGCCTGCTAGCGACACTGATACTACTAACAACACTGGCTTGGTTGAAGTAGCATCCACAAACTCTATAAACAATGTAGAAAGCGACAATACTGACATTCTCATCGAGAACAGTGCTCAAAAATCAGATAAATCTATTACTGATACCGCTACTAAAAATAACGGCTCAAATAATACGAAAGATGATACCAAATCTAACAGCTCAAACAATGAGAACTCAGGCGCAGTCGTGCGTAAAGAAGGCTTATTTGCTAAGCATATGAAGAAAGCCAAAACTGAACCTGAACGTCCTTTACCAAAATATGCTGTACTGGCGGTAATTGACGAAGGCACTGGCATTCCCGAAGGTAAGCGAGAAGAAGTCTTTAGTCCATTTGTACGTTTACAGCAAAAAAACAAAGGCTCTGGATTAGGGTTATCTTTAGTCTCACAAATCGTTACCGCCCATCAAGGACGCATTATTACAGATACGCTAAATGGTCATACTAGATTTTTGGTGACTATACCCATTCATCATGATCCTCATTACAACTATCACGAGTAA
- a CDS encoding methionine ABC transporter ATP-binding protein, whose protein sequence is MNDMIVLNDVTKSFLSDRSIKDKDGKPHWFTAVEPTSLTIKQGEIFGLMGYSGAGKSTLLRLINMLERPDSGQVVIDGTDLTTLSASELRIARHNIGMIFQQFNLMSNQTVFDNVAFNLKISGYPSRDIHKRVMDCLAIVDLTDRAGHYPAQLSGGQKQRVGIARAIAPSPKVLLADEPTSALDPATTRSLLTCLRDINEQLGVTIVIVTHEMSVIRRLCDRAALLHQGQLLEVADVRDGLIQATTPIGKGLVVED, encoded by the coding sequence ATGAATGACATGATTGTCTTAAACGATGTGACCAAAAGTTTTTTAAGCGACCGATCAATCAAAGACAAAGACGGCAAACCACATTGGTTTACCGCTGTTGAGCCGACATCTCTGACTATCAAACAAGGCGAAATCTTTGGTCTAATGGGTTATTCAGGCGCAGGTAAATCTACCTTATTGCGCCTAATTAACATGCTTGAACGTCCAGATTCGGGTCAAGTCGTGATAGACGGTACTGACCTAACCACGCTGTCTGCTAGTGAGCTACGCATTGCCCGTCATAATATCGGTATGATTTTTCAGCAGTTTAATCTGATGTCTAATCAAACGGTCTTTGATAACGTGGCATTTAACTTAAAAATCTCGGGTTATCCAAGTCGTGACATTCATAAACGCGTCATGGATTGTCTTGCGATTGTTGATTTGACCGATCGTGCTGGCCACTACCCTGCGCAGTTATCAGGCGGACAAAAACAGCGTGTGGGTATTGCTCGCGCGATTGCCCCTAGTCCAAAAGTATTGTTGGCCGATGAGCCAACCAGTGCACTTGATCCTGCAACGACCCGTAGTTTGCTGACTTGTCTGCGCGATATCAATGAGCAACTTGGCGTGACTATCGTCATCGTGACCCATGAGATGAGTGTTATTCGTAGACTTTGTGATCGCGCAGCGTTATTGCATCAAGGACAACTATTAGAAGTTGCGGATGTGCGAGATGGTCTGATTCAAGCAACTACCCCGATTGGCAAAGGCCTAGTCGTCGAGGACTAA
- a CDS encoding MetQ/NlpA family ABC transporter substrate-binding protein, with protein MKLTDISRQLATAFAAVGVSGLVLVGCSNSSAPEATKEPVTEGATAETAASDIDPDHTKIVIGTTEGDFADMVRNQVKSTLEAQGYEVELIAFTDYVRPNLALAEGDLDINIFQHKPYLDNFKKENNLDLVEAFQVPTAPLGIYSGKKTSLDAAFKGMSVSAPNDPSNFARALVMMNDLGWIKLKDNIDPLTASKADIADNSKYDIEIVELEAAQLPRARDEVDFAVINGNYATDSGIKLTEALFQEPSFAYVNWSAIKSADTGKKWVEDVTNAYNSEAFKKYAHETFPGYKYPKIWGTDHSAHMDTAAKTESADAPETTEAAAQ; from the coding sequence ATGAAATTAACAGATATCAGCCGTCAGTTAGCTACCGCATTTGCCGCTGTTGGTGTATCAGGTTTAGTCTTAGTTGGTTGCAGCAATTCATCAGCGCCAGAAGCGACTAAAGAGCCAGTAACCGAAGGTGCCACTGCAGAAACTGCCGCTAGCGATATCGATCCTGATCATACCAAAATCGTTATCGGTACGACTGAAGGCGATTTTGCTGATATGGTTCGTAACCAAGTAAAGAGCACGCTTGAAGCTCAAGGTTATGAAGTTGAGTTGATTGCCTTTACTGACTATGTCCGTCCTAACCTTGCATTGGCTGAAGGCGATTTGGATATCAACATCTTCCAGCACAAGCCTTATCTTGATAATTTCAAAAAAGAAAACAATCTTGATCTAGTAGAAGCATTCCAAGTACCAACGGCTCCGCTTGGCATTTACTCAGGTAAAAAGACTAGCCTTGATGCTGCATTCAAAGGTATGAGTGTTTCTGCACCAAACGATCCTAGTAACTTTGCACGTGCTTTGGTTATGATGAACGATCTTGGCTGGATCAAATTGAAAGACAACATCGATCCATTGACAGCATCAAAAGCAGATATCGCTGATAACAGCAAATACGATATCGAAATCGTTGAACTAGAAGCTGCTCAATTACCACGCGCGCGTGATGAAGTTGACTTTGCAGTTATCAACGGTAACTATGCTACTGACTCTGGTATCAAATTGACCGAAGCCTTGTTCCAAGAGCCAAGCTTTGCTTATGTAAACTGGTCAGCGATCAAATCTGCTGATACTGGTAAAAAATGGGTTGAAGATGTGACCAACGCTTATAACTCAGAAGCTTTCAAAAAGTACGCTCATGAAACGTTCCCTGGCTACAAGTACCCAAAGATCTGGGGTACTGACCACAGCGCACACATGGACACTGCTGCTAAAACTGAAAGCGCTGACGCTCCAGAAACTACAGAAGCTGCTGCTCAGTAA
- a CDS encoding aldo/keto reductase, producing MSAKNYNIRTAGQANIPILGLGTWQSTGQDCVDVVKKALEMGYEHIDTAQAYGNEKEVGEGIRQSGVARDKFFLTTKIFPDNMKFEPEKLVAAAKRSLEDLGTDYVDLLLLHWPDDRVPLSETIPALCELQKQGLTRHIGVSNFNIANITEAKKYADVPIVVNQVEFHPFIKQNTLQTFLNNHHILLEAYSPLARGDVFDNEVIKEIADKHNVTPAQISLAWILSDKYRVAIPKTSNPDHLQGNLDAIKVELSADELEKIGNLASSDGRKIEHPDYSPVWDD from the coding sequence ATGAGCGCTAAAAACTATAATATTCGTACCGCTGGACAAGCAAACATCCCAATTCTAGGGCTAGGTACTTGGCAGTCAACTGGGCAAGATTGCGTAGACGTGGTCAAAAAAGCGTTAGAAATGGGCTATGAGCATATCGATACTGCTCAGGCTTATGGTAATGAAAAAGAAGTTGGCGAAGGCATCAGACAGTCAGGCGTGGCTCGTGATAAGTTCTTTTTGACTACCAAAATTTTTCCAGATAATATGAAGTTTGAGCCAGAAAAACTGGTCGCAGCGGCGAAACGTTCTTTGGAAGACTTGGGTACAGACTATGTTGATCTGTTGCTATTGCACTGGCCTGATGACCGCGTGCCATTATCTGAGACCATTCCTGCGCTGTGTGAACTACAAAAGCAAGGCTTGACGCGTCATATTGGTGTTTCAAACTTCAATATTGCTAATATCACTGAAGCCAAGAAATATGCTGATGTGCCTATCGTCGTCAACCAAGTAGAGTTTCATCCCTTTATTAAGCAAAACACATTGCAGACCTTTTTGAATAATCATCATATTCTACTAGAGGCCTACTCGCCATTAGCGCGTGGTGATGTATTCGATAACGAAGTAATTAAAGAGATTGCAGATAAGCACAACGTAACGCCAGCACAGATTTCACTAGCATGGATCTTATCAGACAAGTATCGTGTGGCTATTCCGAAAACGTCTAACCCTGATCACCTGCAAGGCAATCTAGATGCCATCAAGGTTGAGTTAAGTGCAGATGAGTTAGAAAAAATCGGTAACCTAGCCAGCTCTGACGGTCGTAAAATTGAACATCCTGACTATAGCCCAGTATGGGATGACTAA
- the ccmE gene encoding cytochrome c maturation protein CcmE produces the protein MNAVRRKKLTWVMFTLAGAAIAVMLVIYAIGQQTDYYFDATAIAQGEAPQDKRIRAGGMVVAGSVQRAADNPLNVEFAITDFQSTVPVTYQGILPDLFAENSGVVATGKMQGDTFVAGEVLAKHDENYMPPEVAKSMKENNRSGAIPTSEQYNPAEKIHETETLQQ, from the coding sequence ATGAATGCAGTTCGTCGGAAAAAACTGACGTGGGTTATGTTTACGCTGGCAGGTGCAGCAATAGCAGTTATGTTGGTTATCTATGCCATCGGGCAGCAAACTGACTACTACTTTGATGCAACCGCTATTGCCCAAGGTGAAGCGCCTCAAGACAAACGTATTCGTGCTGGTGGTATGGTGGTTGCCGGTAGTGTGCAGCGTGCAGCAGACAATCCATTAAATGTTGAGTTTGCGATTACTGATTTTCAATCAACCGTGCCAGTGACTTACCAAGGTATTCTGCCAGATTTATTTGCTGAAAACTCAGGTGTCGTGGCCACGGGTAAAATGCAAGGCGATACTTTCGTCGCTGGTGAAGTACTGGCTAAGCATGACGAAAACTATATGCCACCAGAAGTTGCTAAATCTATGAAAGAAAATAATCGCAGCGGAGCGATACCTACTTCTGAACAGTACAATCCTGCTGAGAAGATTCATGAGACCGAAACGCTACAACAGTAA
- the ccmD gene encoding heme exporter protein CcmD: MQPYFYSVSEFFAMGKHGVFVWSCWAITIGVMLAFIIYSRKQRQSLIKQLTIQQARQAQRTTKTSTPVTKQAE, encoded by the coding sequence ATGCAGCCTTACTTTTATAGCGTATCTGAGTTTTTCGCCATGGGTAAGCATGGGGTTTTTGTGTGGTCGTGCTGGGCGATAACGATCGGCGTGATGTTGGCGTTTATTATCTATAGCCGCAAACAACGACAGTCACTTATTAAACAGCTGACAATCCAGCAAGCGCGACAAGCACAGCGAACCACCAAAACCTCAACGCCTGTAACTAAACAAGCGGAATAA
- the ccmC gene encoding heme ABC transporter permease CcmC gives MPNLNNVSSPSLWQRIWQGFLTTVGTKQFFRIFSPWVKWLAILASLCLLIGSVWGLAFAPPDYLQGNSYRIIFIHVPAASLAISIYFSLAVLGVIYLVWKIKTASLVAQALAPMGFLLCVISLLTGSIWAKPTWGTYWVWDARLTSMLILAFLYAGVMALFAAFEHTANRGKAAAILSIVGAVNLPIIKYSVEWWNTLHQGATFSLTAAPKMSADMWMPLLLMIIGSYLLVATLAIYRTNTLILYRDQGKAWVKEYIRGQHK, from the coding sequence ATGCCCAACCTGAATAACGTCTCATCCCCTAGCTTGTGGCAGCGCATTTGGCAGGGTTTCTTGACCACTGTGGGTACCAAGCAGTTTTTTCGTATCTTTAGCCCTTGGGTTAAGTGGTTAGCGATATTGGCCAGTCTCTGTTTGCTCATTGGTAGCGTATGGGGCCTCGCTTTTGCGCCGCCTGATTATCTTCAGGGCAATAGCTATCGCATTATCTTTATCCATGTTCCAGCGGCCAGTCTTGCCATTTCTATCTATTTTTCTCTCGCAGTCTTGGGGGTGATCTATTTGGTATGGAAGATTAAGACGGCCAGTTTGGTCGCGCAGGCACTTGCCCCAATGGGCTTTTTGCTATGTGTCATTAGTTTGCTTACCGGCTCTATCTGGGCAAAGCCAACATGGGGTACTTACTGGGTATGGGACGCACGCCTTACGTCAATGTTGATATTAGCGTTTCTATACGCGGGCGTGATGGCACTGTTTGCTGCTTTTGAGCATACGGCCAATCGCGGTAAAGCGGCCGCTATTTTATCTATTGTGGGTGCAGTGAACCTACCTATTATCAAGTACTCAGTAGAGTGGTGGAATACCTTGCATCAAGGCGCGACCTTTAGTTTGACAGCCGCGCCGAAGATGTCGGCAGATATGTGGATGCCTTTGCTACTGATGATTATTGGCAGCTATTTACTGGTTGCGACATTAGCGATTTATCGTACCAACACGCTGATTTTATACCGTGATCAAGGCAAAGCGTGGGTTAAAGAATACATTCGTGGTCAACACAAATAA
- a CDS encoding heme exporter protein CcmB, giving the protein MNKSPNAIVAVPRSIGFLQLWRREWQVKQQGAVQWLYPLVLFLVIITLFPLAVGSEPALLQRLGVSAVWIAALLSLVMGVDGLFKPALDNGTLAQLVVAKASLPLWVLIRLVIHWIFSSGIVAALSLLAVPLFQLSWFEAWILMASIVTGSPMLLMLSAIASSLTLSLKNGAVLVPLIALPMQLPVLIFATGAVDLFASGLNGLPILALLLAGSIVSVLVMPWVIATTLKMSWLN; this is encoded by the coding sequence ATGAATAAAAGTCCAAATGCTATTGTCGCAGTGCCTCGCAGTATTGGCTTCCTGCAGCTATGGCGGCGCGAATGGCAAGTCAAGCAGCAAGGAGCGGTGCAATGGTTGTATCCATTAGTATTGTTCTTAGTGATTATTACTTTGTTTCCGCTGGCAGTCGGTAGTGAGCCTGCGCTATTGCAGCGTCTGGGCGTATCAGCAGTGTGGATTGCTGCGTTGCTGTCATTGGTAATGGGCGTTGATGGATTATTCAAGCCTGCGCTTGATAATGGTACGCTTGCGCAATTGGTCGTGGCCAAAGCGTCACTACCGCTATGGGTGCTGATTAGACTGGTCATTCATTGGATTTTTAGCAGTGGTATTGTGGCAGCGCTTAGCTTGCTTGCCGTGCCTTTATTTCAGCTTAGTTGGTTTGAAGCGTGGATATTAATGGCTTCTATCGTGACAGGTAGCCCAATGCTCCTAATGCTATCCGCGATTGCCAGTAGCTTGACGCTATCGTTAAAGAATGGGGCAGTATTGGTGCCTTTGATTGCTTTACCGATGCAGTTGCCAGTATTGATTTTTGCTACAGGTGCGGTTGATTTATTTGCCTCTGGGCTGAACGGTTTGCCTATTCTAGCCTTATTACTAGCAGGAAGTATTGTTTCTGTCCTAGTTATGCCATGGGTGATTGCTACAACTTTAAAAATGTCATGGCTTAATTAA
- the ccmA gene encoding heme ABC exporter ATP-binding protein CcmA, whose protein sequence is MTVLDTLLLALEELTVQRGEIPLCEGVALQLSAGSICHLIGANGTGKTTLLMQLAGLLPVLSGEVTYQGQSCLPIQPLYVSHKLGIHPNLTVAQNLTFLLNLYGITPSAADIDDALTWVGLQGFETISSSHLSAGQTRRITLARLYLLTPDVTPLWLLDEPFTALDVDMVARMEARLCDFAQAGGSILMTSHQTVGVANQVLDLSDYMV, encoded by the coding sequence ATGACGGTTTTGGATACGCTTTTACTTGCACTTGAGGAGCTGACGGTTCAGCGCGGTGAGATACCGCTGTGCGAAGGAGTTGCGTTGCAGCTATCTGCAGGTAGTATTTGCCATCTAATCGGGGCAAATGGGACGGGAAAGACCACGTTACTCATGCAGTTGGCTGGATTGTTACCTGTTTTGTCAGGTGAAGTTACTTATCAAGGACAATCGTGCCTGCCCATCCAGCCTTTATATGTCTCGCACAAGTTAGGCATTCATCCGAATCTGACAGTGGCACAAAACCTGACGTTTCTACTGAACTTATATGGCATCACGCCAAGCGCTGCTGATATTGACGATGCACTCACATGGGTTGGGCTACAAGGGTTTGAAACGATCAGCTCAAGTCATCTGTCCGCTGGGCAAACGCGGCGCATCACGTTGGCGCGATTGTACCTACTAACTCCTGATGTGACACCGCTCTGGTTACTTGATGAGCCTTTCACTGCGCTAGATGTCGATATGGTGGCACGTATGGAAGCGCGGTTATGCGATTTTGCACAGGCTGGCGGGTCGATACTAATGACCAGCCATCAAACAGTCGGTGTCGCCAATCAAGTGCTCGATTTGTCAGATTACATGGTATAA
- a CDS encoding YbjN domain-containing protein: MSQRNKLSLWQKIKRLLTASAPQSVVDAASEQGRASLADSEINNTKNISADISLELEANQGSEQDNPQSQAQAQAQTNTSQLKTDNLKTDSANTEPQNQSDTPIVDCLKQYFNDKQWHYTHYRPKTNDSQKSHHLSLRMRHKQINCGYLFRVQEKNKLLAIYGILPFLIPETHQSAAMLLITQINYDMLVGNLEMDVNDGEIRYKNAIDVEAVGIDNEIIEHLLQSVVAMTTVANELFGNLVNNQDPAEDMQTLLVELRQQSDARTFFLPTQFVQ, from the coding sequence ATGAGTCAACGCAATAAACTCAGCTTGTGGCAAAAAATCAAACGGTTACTGACTGCTTCCGCACCGCAGTCAGTCGTCGATGCTGCAAGCGAGCAAGGGCGTGCATCACTTGCTGACAGCGAGATTAATAATACAAAAAATATATCGGCTGATATCTCTCTTGAATTAGAGGCGAATCAAGGCAGCGAACAGGATAACCCTCAATCACAAGCGCAAGCACAAGCGCAAACAAATACATCTCAACTCAAAACCGATAACTTAAAAACCGATAGCGCAAATACAGAACCTCAAAACCAAAGTGACACGCCTATCGTCGACTGCTTAAAGCAATACTTCAATGACAAACAATGGCACTACACGCATTATCGACCCAAAACCAACGACAGCCAAAAATCGCATCATTTATCCTTGAGAATGCGTCATAAGCAAATAAACTGTGGCTATCTGTTTCGGGTGCAAGAAAAAAACAAACTATTAGCCATCTACGGCATCTTGCCATTTTTGATACCAGAAACTCATCAAAGTGCCGCGATGCTACTCATCACCCAAATCAACTATGACATGCTAGTCGGTAATCTAGAGATGGATGTCAACGATGGTGAGATACGCTACAAAAATGCTATCGATGTCGAAGCAGTCGGTATAGATAATGAGATTATTGAGCATTTACTACAAAGCGTGGTTGCGATGACTACGGTCGCCAACGAGCTTTTTGGCAACTTGGTTAATAATCAAGACCCTGCCGAAGACATGCAAACGCTACTTGTCGAGCTACGTCAACAGTCAGACGCGCGGACATTCTTTTTACCGACTCAGTTTGTTCAATAG
- a CDS encoding histone deacetylase: protein MLKIAYSDVFRYSVPEKHRFPMQKYIMIPERLLAEGTISQDNFFAPARLSEDEILTTHTAEYWYQLKTQTLPRKAARAIGFEMTPQLVERGRYIAHATYECALYAQQYGVAMNVAGGTHHSFAGHGEGFCVFNDVCIASNLLLNRGQAKKILVIDLDVHQGNGNASIMADEPRVFVFSMHGAKNYPFRKQVSDLDIELDNDTGDAEYLQILEDTLPRLIAEVAPDMVFYQSAVDVLATDKLGKLGLTQAGCKARDEYVLQQAKAANTPVAIVMGGGYSEDIEDVVEAHCNTFRLAQQIFFEELV from the coding sequence ATGCTAAAAATTGCCTACTCTGACGTCTTTCGCTATTCCGTACCAGAAAAGCACCGCTTCCCCATGCAAAAGTACATTATGATTCCTGAGCGTCTACTGGCAGAAGGCACTATCAGCCAAGATAACTTCTTTGCCCCTGCTCGCTTGAGTGAAGATGAGATTTTGACCACGCATACCGCAGAGTACTGGTATCAGCTTAAAACCCAAACACTGCCGCGCAAGGCTGCTCGTGCTATCGGATTTGAGATGACGCCGCAGTTGGTAGAGCGCGGTCGTTATATTGCTCATGCAACGTATGAGTGCGCGCTATATGCTCAGCAATATGGCGTGGCTATGAATGTTGCAGGCGGCACCCATCACTCTTTTGCTGGTCATGGAGAAGGGTTTTGCGTATTTAATGATGTTTGTATCGCTAGCAACTTACTATTAAATCGTGGACAGGCAAAGAAAATCTTAGTTATCGATTTGGATGTTCATCAAGGCAATGGCAACGCCAGTATCATGGCAGATGAGCCACGCGTTTTTGTCTTTAGCATGCATGGTGCAAAGAACTACCCGTTTCGTAAGCAAGTATCAGACTTAGATATTGAGCTAGACAATGATACCGGTGATGCTGAGTATTTACAGATACTAGAAGATACGCTGCCACGCTTAATCGCTGAAGTTGCGCCAGATATGGTTTTTTATCAGTCTGCTGTCGACGTGCTCGCTACCGATAAGCTCGGCAAACTTGGTTTGACACAAGCAGGATGCAAGGCGCGTGATGAATATGTTCTGCAGCAAGCAAAAGCCGCCAATACCCCTGTCGCTATCGTGATGGGTGGCGGCTACTCAGAAGATATCGAAGATGTGGTCGAAGCGCACTGCAATACCTTTCGTTTGGCACAGCAGATATTTTTTGAGGAATTGGTCTAA
- a CDS encoding sulfite exporter TauE/SafE family protein: protein MMNIAGNDSTQMLVLTVIFALASLLHGISGLGATLVTTTALASMYPLQHAIVLVIFPSLVVNVMTWLVGGERTIWQNFIYYGRRYWLLALTSLLGSILGAKLLLWVDSAYILLLLAAVIAFYVVSSLLGKQIRLPNTKPMLIAVGFGAGVIGGSTNAMSTILMMYLLSASDDKNTIAKVGNMCYFLGKIAQIIVLREPIMALSSGEWQLITFLSVLSIVTLLVGIRLRRYLPQARFRQLILLILIVLGIRVGWQGITALL from the coding sequence ATGATGAATATAGCTGGTAACGATAGCACTCAGATGCTAGTGCTGACGGTCATTTTTGCGCTTGCCTCACTGCTGCATGGTATTAGCGGACTTGGGGCAACGCTAGTGACGACCACTGCTCTTGCTAGTATGTACCCATTGCAACACGCCATTGTGTTAGTGATTTTCCCCTCGCTAGTCGTTAATGTGATGACGTGGCTAGTAGGCGGTGAACGCACCATTTGGCAAAACTTTATCTACTATGGCAGACGCTATTGGTTGCTTGCGCTTACTAGCTTACTAGGTAGCATTTTAGGTGCGAAACTATTGCTATGGGTTGATAGCGCTTATATCCTCTTATTGTTGGCCGCGGTCATTGCCTTCTACGTTGTGAGTAGTTTACTCGGCAAACAAATCCGTCTACCAAACACCAAGCCTATGTTGATTGCCGTTGGCTTTGGTGCAGGCGTCATCGGGGGCTCGACCAATGCGATGTCGACTATCCTGATGATGTATTTATTGTCTGCTAGTGACGATAAAAACACCATCGCCAAAGTCGGTAACATGTGCTATTTCTTAGGAAAGATTGCTCAAATTATCGTGTTGCGTGAGCCTATCATGGCACTGAGCAGTGGTGAGTGGCAGCTGATTACTTTTTTGAGTGTACTGTCTATAGTGACTCTTTTGGTTGGAATCCGTTTGCGTCGCTATTTACCGCAAGCGCGTTTTCGTCAGCTTATTTTATTAATCTTAATCGTGCTTGGAATACGCGTTGGCTGGCAAGGCATTACGGCATTGTTATAG